Proteins encoded in a region of the Streptomyces sp. PCS3-D2 genome:
- a CDS encoding RNA polymerase sigma factor, with protein MLGDDAELTAAVLAAQSGDENAFRAVYRAVHPRLLGYVRTLVGDGDAEDVTSEAWLQIARDLDSFTGDADRFRGWAARIARNRALDHIRMRGRRPAIGGDDTELTGWAAECDTAGAAMESLDTGRTMALIAQLPQDQAEAVVLRVVVGLDAKSAAETLGKRPGAVRTAAHRGLKKLAELLAAQGADGGFEAGPGTGSRAGAAVGHNAEGHAWGGGGGGDLDAVPAQRGRGGSYAEQTGVTHSRWRTQKDM; from the coding sequence TTGCTGGGGGACGACGCGGAGCTGACCGCCGCAGTGCTCGCGGCACAGAGCGGTGACGAGAACGCGTTCCGTGCTGTGTACCGGGCCGTGCATCCACGCCTGCTCGGCTACGTGCGCACGCTCGTCGGAGACGGCGACGCCGAGGACGTGACCTCTGAGGCCTGGCTGCAGATAGCCCGGGACCTCGACTCCTTCACCGGTGACGCCGACCGCTTCCGCGGCTGGGCCGCCCGCATCGCCCGCAACCGGGCCCTCGACCACATACGCATGCGCGGCCGCCGCCCCGCCATCGGGGGCGACGACACCGAACTGACGGGCTGGGCCGCCGAGTGTGACACGGCCGGCGCGGCGATGGAGTCCCTTGACACCGGGCGCACCATGGCGCTCATAGCCCAGCTGCCGCAGGACCAGGCCGAGGCGGTCGTCCTGCGGGTCGTGGTCGGCCTGGACGCCAAGAGCGCGGCCGAGACCCTGGGCAAGCGGCCCGGGGCCGTACGCACCGCCGCGCACCGCGGCCTGAAGAAGCTGGCGGAACTGCTCGCCGCACAGGGCGCGGACGGCGGTTTCGAGGCAGGTCCGGGCACCGGCTCCAGGGCCGGCGCCGCGGTCGGCCATAATGCCGAGGGCCACGCGTGGGGCGGCGGGGGCGGAGGGGATCTCGACGCCGTACCCGCACAGCGCGGCCGGGGCGGCAGCTACGCAGAACAAACCGGTGTGACGCATTCACGTTGGCGGACGCAGAAGGACATGTGA
- a CDS encoding succinate dehydrogenase iron-sulfur subunit, whose translation MATPTLDKMEEAAAASPYITVTFRIRRFNPEVSDESQWQDFQIEIDPKERVLDGLHKIKWDLDGTLTFRRSCAHGICGSDAMRINGKNRLACKTLIKDINPEKPITVEAIKGLTVMKDLVVDMEPFFQAYRDVMPFLVTKGNEPTRERLQSAEDRERFDDTTKCILCAACTSSCPVFWNDGQYFGPAAIVNAHRFIFDSRDEAGEQRLEILNDKDGVWRCRTTFNCTDACPRGIEVTKAIQEVKRALITRRF comes from the coding sequence ATGGCTACCCCCACCCTGGACAAGATGGAAGAGGCGGCTGCGGCCTCCCCGTACATCACGGTCACCTTCCGGATCCGCCGCTTCAACCCCGAGGTCTCGGACGAGTCGCAGTGGCAGGACTTCCAGATCGAGATCGACCCGAAGGAGCGCGTGCTCGACGGTCTCCACAAGATCAAGTGGGACCTGGACGGCACGCTCACCTTCCGCCGCTCGTGCGCGCACGGCATCTGCGGCTCGGACGCGATGCGGATCAACGGCAAGAACAGGCTCGCCTGCAAGACGCTGATCAAGGACATCAACCCCGAGAAGCCGATCACCGTCGAGGCCATCAAGGGCCTCACGGTGATGAAGGACCTCGTGGTCGACATGGAGCCCTTCTTCCAGGCGTACCGGGACGTCATGCCGTTCCTGGTCACCAAGGGCAACGAGCCGACGCGTGAGCGCCTGCAGTCCGCCGAGGACCGCGAGCGCTTCGACGACACCACCAAGTGCATCCTGTGCGCCGCGTGCACGTCCTCGTGCCCGGTGTTCTGGAACGACGGCCAGTACTTCGGCCCGGCGGCGATCGTCAACGCGCACCGCTTCATCTTCGACTCGCGTGACGAGGCCGGCGAGCAGCGGCTGGAGATCCTGAACGACAAGGACGGCGTGTGGCGCTGCCGCACGACCTTCAACTGCACCGACGCGTGCCCGCGCGGCATCGAGGTCACGAAGGCGATCCAGGAAGTCAAGCGTGCGCTGATCACGCGCCGCTTCTGA
- a CDS encoding 2-oxo-4-hydroxy-4-carboxy-5-ureidoimidazoline decarboxylase, translating to MAEHPRRAPRSPPLSSHLPAQARGCSDPSHGPGLTRFNSLSPEAARAVLLQCCGSRRWAHRVAAHRPYPDADALRAAADEASYDLSQSDLTEALAAEHSAELDHGAPYAALLALEAAHTEYERKFGHAFVVCLDGHPPEEQADQLLGAIRRRMGHEADEERSISADELRRVAQSRLLDLTRWLTRSHGAAAAEIGLFAPVG from the coding sequence GTGGCGGAACACCCGCGCCGCGCCCCGAGGAGCCCCCCGCTGTCCAGCCACCTTCCGGCACAGGCCCGCGGCTGCTCCGACCCCTCGCACGGCCCCGGACTGACCCGGTTCAACAGCCTGTCCCCCGAAGCCGCCCGGGCGGTCCTCCTGCAGTGCTGCGGAAGCCGGCGCTGGGCGCACCGGGTGGCGGCACACCGCCCCTATCCCGACGCGGACGCCCTGCGCGCCGCCGCGGACGAGGCCTCGTACGACCTCTCGCAGTCCGACCTGACCGAGGCCCTGGCCGCGGAGCACTCGGCCGAACTGGACCACGGGGCGCCATACGCCGCGCTGCTGGCCCTCGAAGCGGCCCACACGGAGTACGAACGCAAGTTCGGGCACGCCTTCGTGGTCTGCCTGGACGGGCATCCGCCGGAGGAGCAGGCCGACCAGCTGCTGGGGGCGATCCGCCGGCGGATGGGGCACGAGGCGGACGAGGAGCGCTCGATCTCCGCGGACGAGCTCCGCCGCGTCGCGCAGTCCCGGCTGCTGGACCTGACACGCTGGCTGACTCGCTCCCACGGGGCGGCCGCGGCCGAAATCGGGCTATTCGCCCCCGTGGGATAG
- a CDS encoding TetR/AcrR family transcriptional regulator, which produces MTEQKAPKSEQTRTLILETALRLFQERGFDKTTMRGIAKEAGVSVGNAYYYFESKEHLVQGFYDRISAAHQAAVRPILDNETDLQKRLAGVLTSWLDIGAPYHEFASQFFKNAADPESPLSPFSPESEPARKAAIDIHREVLAGAKTKVPAELADVLPELMWLSQMGLVLYWVFDRSPDSEKSRRLAERGAQLTTRGIVLARFRVLRPLVREVHELFADFLPGMAQTAAGRRKASDPHPEPDGLTP; this is translated from the coding sequence GTGACGGAACAGAAGGCCCCCAAGAGCGAGCAGACCCGCACGCTCATCCTCGAAACCGCGCTCCGCCTCTTCCAGGAGCGCGGCTTCGACAAGACGACCATGCGGGGCATCGCGAAGGAAGCCGGTGTCTCGGTCGGCAACGCCTACTACTACTTCGAGTCGAAGGAACACCTGGTCCAGGGCTTCTACGACCGGATCAGCGCCGCCCACCAGGCGGCGGTCCGGCCGATCCTGGACAACGAGACCGATCTGCAGAAGCGGCTCGCGGGCGTCCTCACCAGCTGGCTGGACATCGGCGCCCCGTACCACGAGTTCGCCTCCCAGTTCTTCAAGAACGCGGCGGACCCGGAGAGCCCGCTCAGCCCCTTCTCACCGGAGTCCGAGCCGGCGCGCAAGGCCGCGATCGACATCCACCGCGAGGTGCTGGCCGGGGCGAAGACCAAAGTGCCGGCGGAGCTGGCCGACGTCCTGCCGGAGCTCATGTGGCTCTCGCAGATGGGCCTGGTCCTGTACTGGGTCTTCGACCGCTCCCCGGACAGCGAGAAGTCGCGGCGGCTCGCCGAGCGCGGCGCGCAGCTCACCACGCGGGGCATCGTGCTCGCCCGCTTCCGGGTGCTGCGACCGCTGGTGCGCGAAGTCCACGAGCTGTTCGCGGACTTCCTGCCGGGCATGGCCCAGACGGCGGCGGGCCGGCGCAAGGCCTCGGACCCGCACCCCGAGCCGGACGGGCTCACACCCTAG
- a CDS encoding thiol-disulfide oxidoreductase DCC family protein: MAPAGAVRHLTVLYDAACPLCVHIRHWLLAQRWLVPIALVPAASWEARRRFPRLDHASTLREITVVGDSGQVWTGTDAFIVCLWALAEHRPRANWLATPAGRPFARAAMYTASAWRQAVRTGGQPTAAEGPACDDRCSAPR; encoded by the coding sequence GTGGCGCCCGCCGGGGCCGTACGGCACCTGACCGTCCTCTACGACGCCGCCTGCCCGCTCTGCGTGCACATCCGACACTGGCTGCTCGCACAGCGGTGGCTCGTCCCGATCGCCCTGGTCCCCGCCGCGTCCTGGGAGGCGCGGCGGAGGTTCCCTCGGCTGGACCACGCCTCGACGCTCCGGGAGATCACCGTCGTCGGCGACAGCGGACAGGTGTGGACCGGGACCGACGCGTTCATCGTCTGCCTGTGGGCACTGGCCGAACACCGGCCGAGGGCGAACTGGCTGGCGACGCCGGCCGGCCGGCCGTTCGCCCGGGCGGCCATGTACACGGCCTCCGCCTGGCGGCAGGCCGTGCGCACCGGGGGGCAGCCCACGGCCGCCGAAGGACCGGCCTGTGACGACCGGTGTTCCGCGCCCCGATAG
- the sdhA gene encoding succinate dehydrogenase flavoprotein subunit, whose protein sequence is MKIHKYDTVIVGAGGAGMRAAIEATKRSRTAVLTKLYPTRSHTGAAQGGMAAALANVEEDNWEWHTFDTVKGGDYLVDQDAAEILAKEAIDAVLDLEKMGLPFNRTPDGTIDQRRFGGHSRNHGEAPVRRSCYAADRTGHMILQTLYQNCVKEGVEFFNEFYVLDQLLVEEDGVKKSAGVVAYELATGEIHVFQAKAVIYASGGTGKFFKVTSNAHTLTGDGQAACYRRGLPLEDMEFFQFHPTGIWRMGILLTEGARGEGGILRNKDGERFMEKYAPVMKDLASRDVVSRSIYTEIREGRGCGPAGDHVYLDLTHLPPEQLDAKLPDITEFARTYLGIEPYTDPIPIQPTAHYAMGGIPTNVEGEVLSDNTTVVPGLYAAGEVACVSVHGANRLGTNSLLDINVFGKRSGIAAARYSQENDFVELPENPAQQVADLVEHLRNSTGQERVADLRLELQETMDANVMVFRTEQTIKTAVEKIAELRERYKNVSVQDKGKRFNTDLLEAIELGNLLDLAEVMAVSALARKESRGGHYREDYPNRDDVNFMRHTMAYREVGADGSDSVRLDYKPVVTTRYQPMERKY, encoded by the coding sequence ATGAAGATCCACAAGTACGACACCGTCATCGTCGGCGCCGGCGGCGCGGGCATGCGCGCCGCCATCGAGGCGACGAAGCGCAGCCGCACCGCCGTCCTGACGAAGCTGTACCCCACCCGCTCCCACACGGGCGCCGCGCAGGGCGGCATGGCCGCCGCGCTGGCCAACGTGGAGGAGGACAACTGGGAGTGGCACACCTTCGACACGGTCAAGGGCGGTGACTACCTGGTCGACCAGGACGCCGCCGAGATCCTGGCGAAGGAGGCCATCGACGCGGTCCTCGACCTGGAGAAGATGGGCCTGCCGTTCAACCGCACCCCGGACGGCACCATCGACCAGCGCCGCTTCGGCGGCCACTCCCGCAACCACGGCGAGGCACCGGTCCGCCGGTCCTGCTACGCCGCGGACCGCACCGGCCACATGATCCTCCAGACGCTGTACCAGAACTGCGTCAAGGAGGGCGTGGAGTTCTTCAACGAGTTCTACGTCCTGGACCAGCTCCTGGTCGAGGAGGACGGCGTCAAGAAGTCGGCCGGTGTGGTCGCGTACGAGCTCGCCACCGGCGAGATCCACGTGTTCCAGGCCAAGGCCGTCATCTACGCCTCCGGCGGCACCGGCAAGTTCTTCAAGGTGACCTCCAACGCGCACACCCTCACGGGTGACGGCCAGGCGGCCTGCTACCGCCGCGGCCTGCCGCTGGAGGACATGGAGTTCTTCCAGTTCCACCCGACGGGCATCTGGCGCATGGGCATCCTGCTGACGGAGGGCGCCCGCGGTGAGGGCGGCATCCTCCGCAACAAGGACGGTGAGCGCTTCATGGAGAAGTACGCGCCGGTCATGAAGGACCTCGCGTCCCGTGACGTCGTCTCGCGCTCCATCTACACCGAGATCCGTGAGGGCCGCGGCTGCGGTCCGGCCGGAGACCACGTGTACCTGGACCTCACCCACCTCCCGCCGGAGCAGCTCGACGCGAAGCTCCCGGACATCACCGAGTTCGCCCGCACCTACCTGGGCATCGAGCCGTACACGGACCCGATCCCGATCCAGCCCACCGCGCACTACGCCATGGGCGGCATCCCGACCAACGTCGAGGGCGAGGTCCTCAGCGACAACACCACCGTCGTCCCCGGCCTGTACGCGGCCGGCGAGGTCGCGTGCGTGTCGGTGCACGGCGCGAACCGCCTGGGCACCAACTCGCTGCTGGACATCAACGTCTTCGGCAAGCGCTCCGGCATCGCCGCCGCCCGGTACTCGCAGGAGAACGACTTCGTCGAGCTCCCCGAGAACCCGGCGCAGCAGGTGGCCGACCTGGTCGAGCACCTGCGCAACTCCACGGGCCAGGAGCGGGTCGCCGACCTGCGCCTGGAGCTCCAGGAGACGATGGACGCGAACGTGATGGTGTTCCGCACGGAGCAGACCATCAAGACCGCGGTCGAGAAGATCGCGGAGCTGCGCGAGCGCTACAAGAACGTGTCCGTCCAGGACAAGGGCAAGCGCTTCAACACGGACCTGCTGGAGGCCATCGAGCTGGGCAACCTGCTCGACCTGGCCGAGGTCATGGCCGTGTCCGCCCTGGCGCGCAAGGAGTCCCGCGGCGGTCACTACCGCGAGGACTACCCCAACCGCGACGACGTCAACTTCATGCGCCACACCATGGCGTACCGCGAGGTCGGAGCCGACGGCTCGGACTCGGTCCGGCTCGACTACAAGCCGGTCGTCACGACCCGCTACCAGCCGATGGAGCGTAAGTACTGA
- a CDS encoding SCO4848 family membrane protein yields MKLSRAASWFLLAFGVWTWFIWVSFVRNLWKNGSGLAFDTAGDPTAYFWVHLTLAVTSFLLGTAVGVIGLRGVLALRRASRSGAEGGTA; encoded by the coding sequence ATGAAACTCAGCCGTGCCGCCTCCTGGTTCCTGCTCGCCTTCGGAGTGTGGACCTGGTTCATCTGGGTGTCTTTCGTCCGGAACCTGTGGAAGAACGGCAGTGGACTTGCCTTCGACACGGCGGGCGACCCCACTGCCTATTTCTGGGTCCATCTGACGCTCGCCGTGACGTCCTTTCTCCTGGGGACGGCGGTCGGTGTGATCGGGTTGCGCGGGGTCCTGGCCCTGCGGCGGGCATCACGTTCCGGCGCCGAGGGCGGTACGGCATGA
- a CDS encoding D-alanyl-D-alanine carboxypeptidase family protein, producing the protein MPSSSSGCTFTCVSAKTTALTVLTAALLAPTVLVAPAHAAPPPPADGKGRPAKAPAPPASMSTVGGSLLGQPGTQVNLLPGAPALPTNLTGRSWIVADAESGEVLAANNAHWRLPPASTMKMLFADTLLPGLPKEQVHKVTDQDMEGVGPGSSLVGVKEDHEYSVHDLWLGVFLRSGNDAVHVLSAMNGGVEKTVKDMQAHAEELQALDTHVVSPDGYDAPEQVSSAYDLTLIARSGLQKKDFREYCGTASAKFPGLQEPGKPRDYFEIQNTNRLMTGAGGISPYKGIAGVKNGNTTMAGATFTGAAQQGSRKLLVTVMNPDAGGANSVYQETAALFDWGFAAAGKVKPVGELVPPKSADTSPHGSPAQSHENSPSADGAVPGGGAGTALGVAGGALALLAGGAYAVNRRWPRSRRTRGRDEELV; encoded by the coding sequence ATGCCATCCAGCTCATCGGGATGTACTTTCACCTGCGTGTCTGCCAAGACGACCGCCCTGACGGTCCTTACCGCCGCGCTGCTGGCGCCCACCGTGCTGGTGGCTCCCGCCCATGCCGCGCCGCCCCCTCCGGCCGACGGGAAGGGCCGGCCCGCCAAGGCTCCGGCGCCGCCCGCGTCGATGTCCACGGTCGGCGGATCGCTGCTCGGTCAACCGGGTACGCAGGTGAACCTGCTGCCCGGGGCGCCCGCCCTGCCGACGAACCTCACGGGCCGGTCGTGGATCGTGGCGGACGCCGAGTCCGGTGAGGTACTGGCGGCGAACAACGCGCACTGGCGGCTGCCCCCGGCCTCCACGATGAAGATGCTCTTCGCGGACACCCTGCTGCCGGGCCTGCCCAAGGAGCAGGTGCACAAGGTCACCGACCAGGACATGGAGGGCGTGGGCCCGGGCAGCAGCCTGGTGGGGGTCAAGGAGGACCACGAGTACTCCGTCCACGACCTGTGGCTCGGGGTGTTCCTGCGGTCGGGCAACGACGCCGTGCATGTGCTGTCGGCCATGAACGGCGGCGTCGAGAAGACCGTCAAGGACATGCAGGCGCACGCCGAGGAGCTCCAGGCGCTGGACACCCACGTGGTGTCGCCCGACGGGTACGACGCCCCGGAGCAGGTGTCGAGCGCGTACGACCTCACGCTGATCGCCCGCTCCGGACTGCAGAAGAAGGACTTCCGCGAGTACTGCGGCACGGCGAGCGCGAAGTTCCCCGGCCTTCAGGAACCCGGCAAGCCGCGGGACTACTTCGAGATCCAGAACACCAACCGGCTGATGACGGGCGCGGGCGGGATCTCCCCCTACAAGGGCATCGCCGGGGTCAAGAACGGCAACACGACCATGGCCGGTGCCACCTTCACCGGCGCTGCGCAGCAGGGCTCCCGGAAACTGCTGGTCACCGTGATGAACCCGGACGCGGGCGGCGCGAACTCGGTCTACCAGGAGACCGCCGCGCTCTTCGACTGGGGCTTCGCCGCGGCCGGAAAGGTCAAGCCCGTGGGTGAGCTGGTGCCGCCGAAGAGCGCGGACACCTCGCCCCACGGCTCGCCGGCCCAGTCACACGAGAACAGCCCGTCGGCGGACGGTGCCGTCCCGGGCGGCGGCGCGGGCACCGCGCTGGGCGTCGCGGGCGGCGCCCTCGCGCTGCTGGCGGGCGGCGCCTACGCCGTCAACCGCCGCTGGCCCCGCAGCCGCCGCACCCGCGGCCGCGACGAAGAGCTCGTTTAG
- the sdhC gene encoding succinate dehydrogenase, cytochrome b556 subunit: protein MPAGTLYRGREGMWSWVAHRVTGVLIFFFLFVHVLDTALVRVSPEAYDDVVATYKTPIVALLEYGLVAAILFHALNGLRVIAVDFWSKGPRHQKTMLWWVVGIWVVLMAGALYPVLGHAYLELFGK, encoded by the coding sequence GTGCCGGCTGGAACGTTGTACCGCGGCCGGGAAGGAATGTGGTCCTGGGTGGCTCATCGAGTCACCGGCGTCCTCATCTTCTTCTTCCTGTTCGTACACGTCCTCGACACCGCTCTCGTCCGCGTCTCCCCCGAGGCGTACGACGATGTCGTGGCTACCTACAAGACTCCGATCGTCGCGCTGCTGGAGTACGGCCTCGTCGCCGCCATCCTCTTCCACGCGCTCAACGGTCTCCGTGTCATCGCCGTGGACTTCTGGTCCAAGGGCCCGCGCCACCAGAAGACGATGCTCTGGTGGGTCGTGGGCATCTGGGTCGTGCTGATGGCCGGGGCCCTCTACCCCGTGCTCGGCCACGCCTACCTCGAACTGTTCGGGAAGTGA
- a CDS encoding succinate dehydrogenase hydrophobic membrane anchor subunit — protein sequence MSSDTSSAKVIGDVEGVSLYDVDNPAPYIEAPRKRTGKTPRSTRGNFEMAAWLFMRLSGIVLVVLVIGHLVIQLVLDGGVSKIGFAFVAGRWASPFWQVWDLLMLWLAMLHGSNGLRTVINDYAERANTRLWLKGLLYTATVFTILLGTLVIFTFDPNIR from the coding sequence ATGTCCTCTGACACTTCTTCCGCCAAGGTCATCGGCGACGTGGAGGGCGTTTCCCTCTACGACGTCGACAACCCCGCGCCGTACATCGAGGCCCCGCGCAAGCGCACGGGCAAGACGCCCCGCTCGACGCGCGGCAACTTCGAGATGGCCGCGTGGCTCTTCATGCGCCTCTCGGGCATCGTGCTCGTCGTCCTCGTCATCGGCCACCTGGTCATCCAGCTGGTGCTCGACGGCGGCGTGTCCAAGATCGGCTTCGCCTTCGTGGCCGGCCGCTGGGCGTCCCCGTTCTGGCAGGTCTGGGACCTGCTGATGCTGTGGCTGGCGATGCTGCACGGCTCGAACGGTCTGCGTACCGTCATCAACGACTACGCGGAGCGCGCCAACACGCGGCTGTGGCTGAAGGGCCTGCTCTACACCGCCACGGTGTTCACCATCCTTCTGGGCACGCTGGTGATCTTCACCTTCGACCCGAACATCCGCTAG
- a CDS encoding ABC transporter substrate-binding protein — MRSVRWKIIAAGLVLGLAGVGAWQLLPEDAESRGAIRVGTSDVVSSLDPAGAYDAGSWALYSNIYQSLLTMKPGSDAPVPDAAASCGFVGQKLTTYQCELRPDVTFGGGRAITAEDVKHSFDRIKAINSEQGPAPLFNTLESVGAEGRTVTFHLSAGDATFPFKIATGAASIVDKDTYPATSLREDGRVDGSGPYTLASYEAGARAELKPNVSYKGQGKPARTAVTVRYFKGSEQLAQAWTTRQIEVAHRDMPPAVLAGLNPGLQDTRYQASGGSETRSIVFNVRPGSAAAPLAVRQAVAAVLDRAKLAGEVHRGTVTPLYSLVPAGIAGHSTPFFDTYPTPDGATAKKLLKEAGTHGPVQLRLGVNVRGANLPEAEEIKRQLEATGLFQVTLKPVEAWKDFQKAYAAGEFDAYTIGWIADFPDADNFLAPLVGADSSMNNGFSDKRVDELITRTQSHSERSDAAAEFRDLQKAVAQQAPMVPIWQKKDYVMSREAVTGAQNLSDGTGVWRLRELNWI, encoded by the coding sequence ATGCGGTCTGTCCGCTGGAAGATCATCGCGGCCGGGCTGGTCCTCGGCCTGGCCGGCGTCGGTGCCTGGCAGTTGCTGCCCGAGGACGCCGAGAGCCGCGGTGCCATCCGGGTCGGGACCAGCGACGTCGTGTCCTCCCTCGACCCGGCCGGAGCGTACGACGCGGGTTCCTGGGCCCTGTACAGCAACATCTACCAGTCGCTGCTGACCATGAAGCCAGGCTCCGACGCCCCCGTCCCGGACGCCGCCGCCTCCTGCGGGTTCGTGGGCCAGAAGCTCACGACGTACCAGTGCGAGCTCCGCCCCGACGTGACGTTCGGCGGCGGTCGCGCGATCACCGCCGAGGACGTCAAGCACTCCTTCGACCGGATCAAGGCGATCAACTCCGAGCAGGGGCCGGCCCCGCTCTTCAACACGCTGGAGTCGGTCGGGGCCGAGGGCCGCACGGTCACCTTCCACCTGTCCGCCGGCGACGCCACCTTCCCCTTCAAGATCGCAACGGGTGCCGCCTCGATCGTCGACAAGGACACGTACCCGGCCACGTCCCTGCGCGAGGACGGCAGGGTCGACGGCTCGGGTCCGTACACGCTGGCCTCCTACGAGGCCGGTGCGCGCGCCGAGCTCAAGCCCAACGTCTCCTACAAGGGGCAGGGCAAGCCCGCCCGCACCGCCGTCACGGTCCGGTACTTCAAGGGCTCCGAGCAGCTCGCCCAGGCCTGGACCACCCGTCAGATCGAGGTCGCCCACCGGGACATGCCCCCGGCGGTGCTCGCCGGCCTCAACCCGGGCCTGCAGGACACCCGCTACCAGGCCTCCGGCGGCAGCGAGACCCGCTCGATCGTCTTCAACGTCCGCCCCGGCTCCGCTGCCGCCCCGCTCGCGGTCCGGCAGGCCGTGGCCGCCGTACTGGACCGGGCCAAGCTGGCCGGCGAGGTCCACCGGGGCACCGTCACCCCGCTGTACTCGCTGGTCCCGGCGGGCATCGCGGGCCACAGCACGCCGTTCTTCGACACCTACCCCACGCCCGACGGGGCCACCGCCAAGAAGCTCCTCAAGGAGGCCGGGACCCATGGCCCCGTGCAGCTCAGGCTCGGTGTGAACGTCCGCGGCGCGAACCTGCCCGAGGCCGAGGAGATCAAGCGGCAGTTGGAGGCCACCGGGCTCTTCCAGGTGACGCTCAAGCCGGTGGAGGCGTGGAAGGACTTCCAGAAGGCTTACGCGGCCGGCGAGTTCGACGCCTACACGATCGGGTGGATCGCGGACTTCCCCGACGCGGACAACTTCCTCGCCCCGCTCGTCGGCGCCGACTCCTCCATGAACAACGGCTTCTCGGACAAGCGCGTCGACGAGCTGATCACCCGGACCCAGTCCCACTCGGAGCGCTCCGACGCCGCCGCGGAGTTCCGGGACCTGCAGAAGGCGGTCGCCCAGCAGGCCCCGATGGTGCCGATCTGGCAGAAGAAGGACTACGTCATGTCCCGCGAGGCCGTGACCGGCGCCCAGAACCTGTCCGACGGTACCGGTGTCTGGCGTCTACGGGAACTCAACTGGATCTAG
- a CDS encoding metallophosphoesterase, whose amino-acid sequence MTVLVVALVALAVCALLAAVHRWLWVRLVRDTTAPGGLPRRIGTTLAIALPLLSVAALTAGRAGAPFWLQQTVSWPGYLWLAVLLYLTLTMLVAEPIRALLLRRLAHRAPSGAVAGPPAAQSAARAGTATVPSSDAGAETKAGAVLAEAGAPGEPAAPAPGGGLSRRTFVARTVGGAAAAVALGTVGNGAYGVLRGPGVRRVHVPLAKLPRAAHGFRIAVVSDVHLGPVLGRAHAQRIVDTVNRTQPDLIAIVGDLVDGSVPDLGPAAEPLRGLTARHGSFFVTGNHEYFSGAEQWVDHVRELGLTPLENARRALPHFDLAGVNDIQGERDGSGPDFRAALGDRDRSRAAVLLAHQPVVIHDAVEHGVDLQLSGHTHGGQLWPGSHLAALANPTVAGLERYGDTQLYVSRGAGAWGPPVRVGAPSDITVVELASYQA is encoded by the coding sequence ATGACGGTCCTGGTCGTCGCGCTCGTAGCACTGGCGGTCTGCGCCCTCCTCGCCGCGGTGCACCGCTGGCTGTGGGTCCGCCTGGTGAGGGACACGACCGCGCCCGGCGGCCTGCCCCGCCGCATCGGCACCACGCTGGCCATCGCCCTGCCCCTCCTCTCCGTGGCCGCCCTGACCGCGGGCCGTGCCGGGGCCCCGTTCTGGTTGCAGCAGACGGTGTCCTGGCCGGGGTACCTGTGGCTCGCGGTGCTCCTGTACCTGACCCTGACGATGCTCGTCGCGGAGCCGATCCGCGCGCTGTTGCTCCGCCGTCTGGCCCACCGAGCCCCCTCCGGGGCGGTGGCCGGACCCCCCGCGGCGCAGTCCGCCGCCCGCGCCGGGACGGCCACGGTGCCTTCCTCCGACGCCGGGGCGGAGACGAAGGCCGGCGCGGTGCTCGCCGAGGCCGGTGCGCCCGGCGAGCCGGCCGCCCCGGCCCCGGGCGGCGGGCTCAGCCGCCGTACCTTCGTCGCGCGCACGGTGGGCGGGGCGGCCGCCGCGGTCGCGCTCGGCACCGTCGGCAACGGCGCGTACGGAGTGCTGCGCGGGCCCGGCGTGCGGCGCGTCCACGTCCCCCTGGCCAAGCTGCCGCGCGCGGCGCACGGCTTCCGGATCGCCGTCGTCAGCGACGTCCACCTGGGCCCGGTGCTCGGCCGCGCCCACGCCCAGCGGATCGTCGACACGGTCAACCGCACCCAGCCCGACCTCATCGCCATCGTCGGCGACCTCGTCGACGGCAGCGTCCCCGACCTCGGGCCGGCCGCGGAGCCGCTGCGCGGGCTGACCGCCCGCCACGGCTCCTTCTTCGTCACCGGCAACCACGAGTACTTCTCCGGCGCCGAGCAGTGGGTCGACCACGTCCGCGAGCTCGGCCTGACCCCGCTGGAGAACGCCCGGCGGGCCCTGCCGCACTTCGACCTCGCCGGGGTCAACGACATCCAGGGGGAGCGGGATGGCAGCGGCCCCGACTTCCGGGCCGCGCTCGGCGACCGCGACCGGTCGCGGGCCGCGGTGCTCCTCGCCCACCAGCCGGTGGTCATCCACGACGCCGTCGAGCACGGCGTCGACCTCCAGCTCTCCGGCCACACCCACGGCGGCCAGCTCTGGCCGGGCAGCCACCTCGCCGCCCTCGCCAACCCCACCGTCGCCGGCCTGGAGCGCTACGGCGACACCCAGCTGTACGTCTCCCGCGGGGCGGGGGCCTGGGGGCCGCCGGTCCGGGTGGGTGCGCCGTCCGACATCACCGTCGTCGAACTCGCCTCATACCAGGCCTGA